Proteins encoded together in one Balaenoptera ricei isolate mBalRic1 chromosome 2, mBalRic1.hap2, whole genome shotgun sequence window:
- the C2H15orf62 gene encoding uncharacterized protein C15orf62 homolog, mitochondrial has translation METWQKGSFCSTSFFKGLSMRRPRRLRRQGSVLSQASTAGGDHEEYSNREVARELRGRPDGRRLPLWGDEQPRATLLAPPKPPRLYRESSSCPNILEPPSTYTATYSATLPSALSLADALHQYSDEDPLDTPPFQRTPAPDLSDPFFSFKVDLGISLLEEVLQMLREQFPSEPSF, from the coding sequence ATGGAGACCTGGCAGAAAGGCTCCTTCTGCAGCACCTCCTTCTTCAAGGGGCTGAGCATGCGGCGGCCGCGGAGACTCCGGCGACAGGGCAGCGTGCTCAGCCAGGCCAGCACGGCTGGAGGGGACCACGAGGAGTACAGCAACCGAGAGGTCGCCCGGGAGCTGCGAGGGAGGCCAGATGGCCGGCGCCTGCCACTGTGGGGGGACGAGCAGCCCCGGGCCACCCTGCTGGCCCCGCCCAAACCCCCGCGCCTCTACCGAGAAAGCTCCAGCTGCCCCAACATCCTGGAGCCCCCATCCACCTACACCGCAACCTACTCTGCCACCCTGCCCTCCGCGCTCTCCCTGGCGGACGCCCTCCACCAATACTCCGATGAGGACCCTTTGGATACGCCCCCCTTCCAGAGGACACCTGCTCCGGACCTCAGTGATCCCTTCTTCTCCTTCAAAGTGGACCTGGGGATTTCACTTCTTGAGGAAGTTCTACAGATGCTGAGGGAGCAATTTCCCAGTGAGCCCAGCTTCTGa